One Pseudoliparis swirei isolate HS2019 ecotype Mariana Trench unplaced genomic scaffold, NWPU_hadal_v1 hadal_26, whole genome shotgun sequence DNA segment encodes these proteins:
- the LOC130191113 gene encoding E3 ubiquitin-protein ligase TRIM39-like, whose product MAASNLLLSEDQFLCSVCLDVFTDPVTTPCGHNFCKKCITEHWNVSDRCQCPMCQEVFTTRPDLKVNTFMSEMVSQFRQSTQQKASSSSSEQQESRPGEVPCDVCTGTKLKALKSCLVCLASYCETHLEPHLTMSGLKRHQLMDPVENLEDRMCLKHDKPLELFCRTDQTCVCMLCTVLDHKMHNVVPLKQEYEGKKVELQKTEAETQEMIQKRRLKIQEVQHNVKLSEEDADREKAEGVQVFTGLKESVERKLKELITTLEEKQRSTKKQAEDAIREMEQEISDLMKRSTEVEKLSLSEDHLHLLQSVQSLNIHHPPPTKDWSQVSVPPASHEGTVRRAVSQLEETLSNMMKTLVEVKMKRVQKFAVDVTLDPETAHHQLILSDDGKQVKHAQVQQPRLPDNPQRFSSCLCVLGTQKFSSEKLYYEVQVKQKTEWILGVARESANRKGLITPSPQNGYWTIYLINGNEYEAADDPPVVLSLKSGPQKVGVFVDYEEGLVSFYDVEAAALIYSFTGCSFKEKLLPYFSPGNYLGGINSAPLIISPVGVN is encoded by the coding sequence ATGGCTGCTTCTAaccttctgctgtctgaagatcagttcctgtgctccgtctgtctggatgtgttcactgatccagtcacaacaccatgtggacacaacttctgcaaaaagtgcatcactgaacactggaatgtgagtgacaggtgccaGTGTCCCATGTGCCAAGAGGTTTTCACCACCAGACCAGATCTGAAGGTCAACACCTTCATGtctgagatggtttctcagttcagacagtcgactcagcagaaagccagcagcagcagctcagagcaacaagagtccagaccaggagaagttccctgtgacgtctgcactggaaccaaactgaaggccctgaagtcctgcctggtgtgtctggcctcctactgtgagactcacctggagcctcacctgacaatGTCaggcctgaagagacatcagctgatggaccctgtggagaacctggaagacaggatgtgtctgaagcacgataaacctctggagctgttctgtaggaccgaccagacgtgtgtctgcatgctctgcactgtgttggaccacaagatgcacaatgttgttcctctgaaacaagaatatgaaggaaagaaggtggagctgcagaagacagaggctgaaactcaggagatgatccagaagagacgactgaagattcaggaggtccaacacaacgtgaagctcagtgaggaagatgcagaccgagagaaagcagaaggtgttcaggtcttcactggtctgaaggagtctgtggagaggaaactgaaggagctcatcactacgttagaagagaagcagagaagcaccaagaaacaggctgaagacgccatcagagagatggaacaggagatctctgatctgatgaagaggagcactgaggtggagaagctctccctctctgaagaccacctccacctcctccagagtgtccagtccctcaacatccaccatccaccacccaccaaggactggtctcaggtcagtgttcctccagcatcacatgaggggactgtgaggagagctgtgtctcagctggaggagacgctcagtaacatgatgaagacgctggttgaagtgaagatgaagagggtccagaagtttgcagtggacgtgactcttgatcctgaaacagctcatcatcaactcatcctgtctgatgatgggaaacaagtgaaacatgctcaggtacagcagccacgtctccccgacaatccacagaggttctcttcttgtctctgtgttttaggaacacagaagttctcttcagaaaaactttattacgaggttcaagtgaaacaaaagactgaatggATTTTAGGAGTGGCCAGAGAGTCGGCCAACAGGAAGGGACTCATCACACCGAGTCCTCAGAACGGTTACTGGACTATATATTTGATAAATGGAAACGAGTACGAAGCTGCTGATGATCCTCCAGTTGttctctccctgaagtctgggcctcagaaggtgggggtgtttgtggactatgaggagggtctggtctccttctatgacgtagaagctgcagctctcatctactcctttactggctgctccttcaaggagaaactcctcccataCTTCAGTCCTGGTAATTATCTTGGtggtataaactctgctcctctgatcatctctcctgttggagtaaactaa